The sequence GTGTAGATGAACAATTCAACAAAGCTTTTCACAGCAGTGTCAACAGAAGGAAACTGGGGTTTAGCCGTAAAAGTAAGGGAAGACAAGATACAGACTCTAAAGAGGCTAAAGAAAAGACCAGCGATGAAGaaacaacacagaaaacagATATAAAGATAATGAGCCAGGATGAACTGAGGCTAGACATGGAGCATGATGTCATTTTGCCTGTGTCACATGACAGCTTAATGCTTTCAATCATTCCTTCTGGTCAATCCTTAGAAGTTCAAAGCTCCATGCCAAACATCTATCCTGAAAATGACCCACAGAGTTTGATTCCAGAAACAGACAACAATATGGAGTTATCTGATGAATCATGGGAAGTGACTTCAGGATGTCAGTCTGACACTCTTAGAAGTAAATCTGGAATTCATCAAACAAAGCATGTCAAAGGCCCTTATCCAGGTGATAAAGTGGGACAAGGTGAAGAACACGAGGCACTGCAAACACAAGCACAAGAACCTCAGCAAATGGATTACATAGTTGATAGCCATGTGGGGGAAGGTGGAGTCGTTGTGGAAGATACCAAAAACAATCCTACTAACCCCCAACTTCAGGACCATTCTCTGAGCTCAAATGAGGAAACTAATGCTGGTTTCAGCTTTAGTGGGAGCAGAAAAAAACTGGGATCTAGTcggagaaaaaaaggaagacaacAGGGTAAAGAATCTAATGAGGAAGCTTTACATAATACAAGAAGCGATAAAACACAGGAAACACCATCAATGATAATGCAGGAAGAACTAAATGAAGATAATGAACCCATGATTAGTATATCGGTTTCAAATACCAGGTCTTTGTTTCCAAATCCTTCACTTGATCAATCTGACCTGATGGGTTTAATAGTGAAATGTGAAAACCTTCatgaaaatcaaaatgaaagCAAGTCAGACACTGAAAATATAATGGATGTCTCACAGCAAGCTGTAGAGAAATTTGAAGCTTCTTACAGTGAGGACACAAGCAATGCTGTTGCAGAAGATCTTCCTAGGAAGGATGGGGGAGTTGAGGTTTATccaacaaaaatggaaaaaagtctACAAGCTGAACATTTATCTGAAACTGTTCCATGTGGTATTACTGGAAATATGTCTGAAAATCTGACTGATCAACCTGATATGTCTGAGCTTAACCTGAAAACCAATGATGATTCAGCAGCCAAACAAGAAAACTACACAGAGGCTGTAGATGTGAAAAATAAGGATTCTGGTTTATATGGTACCAATCAACCACAAATCAGTGATTTAGAAAAACTAGATCCTGCTCCAATTGAGGTGGAAGAGTTCAAAGCCAGAGTGGAGAATAATTTACAAGTCACCAATCCACACACCCTAGATCAAAAATTTCATCTGGGGAAGAAAGGATTTTTCAGTGAACTGGAAGAGAACAAAACTGTTTCATCAAGCTTTCAGtcagaaacagtttctttaGACTCCAAGCCTCAGGAGATGCCTGATAGTGTAGACAAAGAAACCAACACAAGCTTTTACAGCACCGGCAAAAGAAGGAAAATGGGGTCAAGTCGAAGTAGCAAGGGAagacagcaaaataaaacatctgaagATGTTAAAGAAAAGTCCAGGGATGTCCTAACTCTCGAATCATCATGTATATCattggaaacaaaaacaacaatccaGGAAGAACTCCAGCAAGACAGTGAGTGCAATCTTTTGCCTGTGTCAAATAACAGCTCAATGTTTACTCCTGGTCCTTCATGTGAAATTCAAAGCTTCATCCCATGCACCTATCCTGAGACTGACCTGGTGAGTTTAGTTTCTAAAGatgtatattttacaaaaaatcaaGATGAATCAGAAACAGGCAATAATGTTGACTTATTTGAAAAATCAGGCAAAGACACTTTGGTAAATAAATCTGAGACTCTTCAAAATCAAGAACGTATCGGTCCTGAACATTCAGAGAATGCTGATGAACAAGAGGGCCCACCAATAGACATAGCAGGAAGTCTGCATATGGATTACACATCTGAAACTGTGGCACATGATGTTCCTAAATATCCAGAAACTGTTTTGGGAGACAGGATTGACCAAGCTGAAATCATCAACAGTCTCCAGACAGAGCTCACAGTGAAAAGTAATAATGGTTCTGATACCAAACCGGAACGTCTACCTGCCAAAGACCAACAAAATCTATGTTTTACCACAGAAGAAAATGTGGAGGCTTTAGATCAGACAAGTAAGCAAGACCATCTATATTATTCAAAGGAAACATCGATCAGCAGTCTAGTTGGAGTAAACACTACCCTTGGTCAGAAGGATGAAGGTGAGAGCCTTGTAGAGGGTGGTAAACACAATCCTACTGACCCCAAACTTCAGGACAATCCTCCCAGCACAGATGAACAAACTGATGTGGGCTTCAGCTTCAGTgggaacagaagaaaactgGTTTCTAGTCAGATAAATAAAGGAAGACAGGGTTTTATAAAATCTACACTGGACGTTTTAGAAAATTCCAGAACAGATTCCACTATTGATACATCAACAGTGTCATTACAAATAAACACGGCTGAGCAGGAGGAACTAAGTAAAGACACTGAGGATGACATTTTGTCTGTTTCACATGACATCTCCAGGTCAACTGTTTTTTCGTCTGAACATCAAAGCTTTGTGGTAACAAAAGGTCATGACACACAcctaaaaagtttaattatgaAATGTGAAAATCTTCAAGAAGATATAGATAAAAGAAATTCGAATGTTTCGGCTCAAGATGGTGACCAGTCATCAGATTTATCActgactaaatacaaagctcTTCACAGTGAGGATGCCAGAGATACTGTTTTAATGGGAATCTCGAGAAATGGAAAAATGGTACCGGATGATACAAAACCCAAAGCTGATCAAATATTTCATCAGGAGAAGGAAGGAATCTTCCATGAAATGGAAGAAGACAAACATGTTTTGTCAAAGCTTCAACCAGAAACAGTTCCTTTGAATCCCCAGCCTCAGAAAACCTCTGAGTGCGCATATGAGCAAATCAACACCGATTTTTCCAACAGTGACAGCAGACGAAAACTTGGGTCAAGTCGTAAAAGTAAAGCAAGACGGCAACTTAAAGAATCTGAAGAAGAGATTAATGAAAAGACCTGGGTAGATGAAACCCCCGAAATAACACAGATATCATTGGATACAAAGACAGTAAGCCAAGAAGAACAAAGGCAAGACGTGGAGCAGGATATGACATTAAAGGTTTCTTATGACAGCTCAGTATTTTCAGTGTTTACTCCTGGTGATTTATCTGAAATTCAAAGCTCCATGCAAAAGAACTATCCTGAGACAGACCTGGACAGTTTAACTCAAGGAATTGTTAATCACCCAGGGGATCAAGATGAGTCAAAAACAAGTAAGGTTGACTTATCTTATAAATCAGAGGAAGAATCTTCATTGGATAAATTTGACTTAATGGAAAGTAAAGATGAAACTCTTCAAAATAAAGAAGTCATCAGTCCTGAACATTCAAAGAATGATGTAAAACAAGCTGATGAACCAGATGACCCACCAACAAACATAGAAAGAAGTCTGCAAATGGATTACACATCTGAAACTGTGGCACATGATGTTCCTCAATATCTAGAAACCGATTTGGGAGACATGATTGACCAAGCTGAAATCATCAGCAGTATCCAGTCAGAGCTAGTGAAATGCAGTGATGGTTCTGATACCAAACAGGGACTTCTACCTGCTGAAGACCAACAAAATCTGTGTTTcagagcagaaggaaatgtggAGGCTTTAGATCAGATAAGTAAGGATGACCATCTTTATGATTCAAAGAAAACGTGGATGGCAGATGGAGTAAATACTACCAGTGGTCAGGTGGATGAAGGTGAAGGCCTTATAGGGGATATTAAACACAGTCCTGCAAACGCCCAGCCTCAGGAAGCCTCTGGGAATATGGATAAACAATCCAACAAAGGAAAACTGGGTTTTAGCTGTAAAAGTGAGGGAAGACAACAAGATAAAGACTTTAAAAATGAGGCTAAAGAAAGGTCCAGTGGTGAAGAAACCACACAGACATCATTAGATACAAAGATAATGAGCCAGGAAGAACTAAGGCTAGACATGGAGCATGATGTCATTTTGCCTGTGTCACATGACAGCTCAATGCTTTCAATCATTCCTTCTGGTCAATCCTTAGAGGTTCAAAGCTCCATGCCAAACATCTATCCTGAAAATGACCCACAGAGTTTGATTCCAGAAACAGACAACAATATGGAGTTATCTGATGAATCATGGGAAGTGACTTCAGGATGTCAGTCTGACACTCTTAGAAGTAAACCTGGAATTCATCAAACAAAGCATGTCAAAGGCCCTTATCCAGGTGATAAAGTGGGACAAGGTGAAGAACATGAGGCACTGCAAACACAAGCACAAGAACCTCAGCAAATGGATTACATAGTTGATAGCCATGTGGGGGAAGGTGGAATTTTTGTGGAGGATACCAAAAAGCCTACTAACCCCCAACTTCAGGACCATTCTCTGAGCACAAATAAGCAAACTAATGTGGATTTCAGCTTCAGTGTGAGCAGAAAAAAACTGGGATCTAGTCGGagaaacaaaggaaaacaaCTGGGTAAAGAATCTACAGAGGAAGCTTTACATAATACAAGAGGTGATAAAACACATGAAACTCCATCAATGTCGTCATTACCATCCATGACAGTAGAGCAGGAAGAACTAATAGAAGACACTAAGCATGACATTATCTTGTCTGTTTCACATGACAGCTCCATGGCTTTAATTCATCCAGTTATTTCTTTTGATGATCAGAGCTCTGTGCTGACAAATTATCCTGACAAAGACATGCAGAGTTTAATTGTAAAAAAGTGTAATCTTCAAGAAGATCTTGAAAGAAATTCAGACAATTTGGTTCAAGATGGGGAAAAATCAGCAGATTTATCAATAAACAAATCAGATTGTTTTTACAGAGGAGACACTGGAAATGCTGTTTCAGAAAATGCTGTGGATGATGTGCATGAAGACATACATTCAACACAAATTCAAGACAGTCTGCAAACGAATTCAAATGAAACCTTTAGAGGTGATGCTgcagaaaatgttgaaattttTTCCGGAACTCTGACTGACCAAGCTGAAGTGTCTGAGCTCAAGGTGAAAACTATTGAGGAAATCACCACAAAAGAGGAAGCATACCCTTTGAAAGGAATCATCTCAGATTCTCTAGGtctaaaaaatgaagaaacagTCCAGCATGATGTAAAACCCAACACTGATCAAGAACTTCATCAGGACAAGGAAGGGCTTTTTTGTGAAATGGAGGAAAATGAATTTGTCTTCTCAAGCCttcaatcagaaaaaaaatcatttaacttCCAGCCTCAGGAATCCTCTGAGAGTGTTGATAACCCGACAAAAGTCTACCTCCACAGCAGTGGTAACAGGAAAAAATTTGGGTCTAGTCGTAGAAACAAAAGCAGGAGTAAAACAAAAGATTCAGCTGATGAAACATGCAATCAGCCTATTAAGAGGGTTGACGTAAATGCAAGTATAAATGAACTCTATGAAAAAACAACAGAGACTGCAGTACAGGGCCAAGAAAAATCAATGTCAAATGTGCTGGATGAAATGGAGGAAAATGAATCTTCTCAGACTGAAGATGTAAATACTGGCACTTCTGACTGCACTGCTGTAGGAATACAGCCATCACCCACTGTTGATCAAGAGGTTACTGACACCTCATGTTGCGTGCCGATTAAGGATAGGGAACTACCTAAACCCCACAGCAGAGATGAATACAGAGAGCTGTGCATGCTGGATGGAAATTTACAGGAAAGCATTTTGTTTCCTGAACCACATGCTGCATGTCCTCCCACaacagaaaaaagcagctgctgtgaacATACAGAACCTGAAAGCGGGGATGGGGATGCTTTTAAGAAACCTCTTGAACAGGAGACCAAGCCCACACAGAGCAGAGGCATGTTTCAAACAACTGAAAAAGACATATATGATACTGCAGGAAATCATGAAACATATTTCAGAAACCAAATAGAAAAGAAGGCAATGGATGAAGTTACAGAAATGTCGCAGCCAGATGAaaatgtacaaagtaaacacctTTGTGcaccatcagaaactgaaaaaaatagcaACATGTACCATGCTCAAGCAGAATGCAGCATTGAGCAAGGCGCTGTTTTATCACCAGACATGTTTTCTACTGATGCGGAAGAAAATAGGCACATAACCTTATCTAGAGATGCAGAAACTCATGATTTAGTGTATGTTGTAAGTAAAGATCAGAAAGAGCAggttaaaaccaaacaaatgcagGAAATACATCAAATCTTACTTCCAAAGGAGTCTCCCAGACAAACACTGCACTTAAATAAAGATGCTACTTTGGACTCTCAACCTCTGGAAAATTATCAAGGCCTCAAAGATGACGGTCACTTAGGCCTCAAAGCATCAGGGAACAAGAGAAAAATGGGGTCAAGCCGGAgaaataaaggaagaaaacacagCCAGGTTACTgaacaaaatccagaaaataaaGACGACGATTTAGAAAGTACAGGATATGATAAAACAACTCAAATGTTAGCTGCAAGGACAGCAGGACAggaagaattagaaaacttgaTTCTGCCTGAAAACTTAGCAACATTTAGATCAACTGTGACTGAAAAGGTGCTGGAGGAAAACACAGTGTTTACACATGATGTTCTGGAAGACAGCGCAATTGCAACATCAAattttaatccaaactcaaacaaagaaaacacattaatttccaatgcagaaacaaaagagaaaaatgctAAACCTATTGAGACTGAGGATTCAATTCAGCTCACAGGTTATGACACAGATAAAAAGGGTTTGATGCAATCAGTCCAAGCCTCTGTTTGGAAGGATGGCTCAAATATGCAGAGTATCTTATTTCATGACAGCATTATCAGCCTGAAGCCAGAGAGTGTGCATGTCATTGATCAAGAAGAAGCCTTACAGAGACAAAACAGAGACGCTTTATCTTGTGGAAAAGACCTGCCGGGACCAGAAGTCCACTTTCAGCAGACAAACAAAGAGATAGAAACAATTGGATTTGGAACAGAAGACTGCAGTTCAGGAGGGGAAAGCTCAATGGATGTACACAATCTTAAACAGGAAGAAGTGGGAGAAAAATGTACGTTTGCAACCCAGCAGAAACATTCTACAAATGAGTTTGTTTCTGATTCGCAGGAGCCAGCTATGCATGCATCCTACAAAGGGGGAAATTCTACAACAATAAATGCACTGGACAGCCAAGGAGAAAAACCTCAAGTAACatcaaaacaaaagaagaaaaagattgGATCTTCTCGCAGGACTCCAATGAACAGAAAACGAGAGGGTGAGACACACAAAAAGGATGAGACAGAAGAAAGTGACTTTAGCACAAAAGCTGACATGATGAATTTGGGTGAGATGGAGGTTGTGGGGGAAGTACCGGTAAATGTAGAGTTACTACAAGATGAAGATGTAAatccacaaccacaaactttaattcaaCAAGAAACTCCAGAAACCGAAACCAGTGATGGGCTACAGAGCAGTAACACAAGCCTAGTTTTCTCTCCTGAACAATCTGCCAAAATAGATCTTATAGAAACACCAAAACCAGATGATTTTTCAAGCACTGAGACCCAAATAACCTCTGAGGTTGCAGAAAGAAACAGTAACGTAATAAATCAGTCAATTTATTCAAACACTGGCACCCCAGGGGGGAGCTTAGAGTTATTCTGTGACCTCTCACGGAATATACAAGGGGATGAGCACAGTCCAGAGAACATAGAGGTAAGACAAGTCCAAGATATTCAAGAACAAATGCCAAGTATCATGACTCAAGGAATTCAAAGTCAGCATCCTGGGATAAGGAAATCAAGTCCGGATTTAACTCCAACAAACAGGAGAAGAAAAATGGGTTCTACTCGTAAAAATCTAGGAACACGGACCAAACAAGAAATCATGGACCCGGAAAATGAATCAACAGATACTGTAACATCTTCTGGAGATGTAACCGTGGTCAGCGTCTCAGGAAATGAAGACACAGAACTGCAGCTTCACACAGAACACATATATGAGAACTCCCATcaaggaaaagagaaagaaactaTGGAAATCAGCCAGTTTGGTGAGTCTTTGTTAAGAGCTCTGGCTGAGGAAATGGCTGAGGAAAGTTCAATCTCAGAAAAGCAAATGGtagaaacagaacagcagcaAAGTCCTAGTGGACTTTCATTCAGCCCTCCCTCGTCAGAATCAGCCTCCGGAGGGAGAAGGAAAAAATTTGGATCAAATCGGAAGTCAGGGTTACAACAACGAAAACTAGACCAAAATCCACAAAATAAAGACGAAGCAGGAGGAACTGTTGAGGGAGGTGCACACAAGGAAGCTGAAGGAGAAAACTCATCAGGACTGAGCAAAATATCAGAGGTAAGCTCCAAAAGTCTTTGTACCGTTTTTTTATAAGTCCTATTGATAATTTATTATATAGGGTAcacatgttttaaaacatgtgTTTAAAGGTACATGAATAGTCATTTATTTGCTGGATACAAGCTACtttattcttctttttgtttgtgaagacCTGAAGTTATGCAAGATGTCTGTGCGCAGAACATGTTGAATCAAGATAATAATTTATGGTCTTTAGACTGAGAAGAACAAACACTTGTTACGTGTGTTCTTTCTCACACTGAAGATCAACATTGAGTGAAGATCGAGTGCTACTTcccatttgcataaaacatctTGCATTTGGTTGCATGTTTGTTCTAAGAAAACAGTGATGCAACTAACTAAAATGAGGAACATGTGGTCATCACTACGTGTTTTACATTGTAGAAAGCAGAACATGCATGTATATCTGGCTTCCTCAGAAACCTGACACATGCAGACTTTAAATAAGAGCAGGTTGTATTAACCTTTAAGAACACTtggtaaaataaactgaaaagatTTTTGTGTTAAGGAAATGTATATAAAAGCAGAAGATCCCTTGATCTAGAATGAGTTTaataatgtatatttatttcacattttgatcTTTGCAGGTTTATGACAATGAGGACAAAGCATCTTCTAGCACCAATATTTCAGAGGCTGCAGAGTTTCCAAAGCTTGTAAGGTAAGTCTATGACagaaattaaacagagaaaaaaaaaacagaattatcTTAGACTCACATGTCTACCTACTTGTTACAATGCATTGTTGATCAATCTGCTTTGTAACACAAACCATGACACAATAAGAATCATTATTCAATTGCAAATTCACCGGTTTCCTGCAAAAAACGCTCTGCTGCAACAGCTCTAGGCTTTTCCGGTTggtgcttttgtttgtttatatgcaCCTTGCTTCTTGTTTGATTATGCGGAGTAATAAACTTCAACAGGCGGCAAAATCTCCTTCAAATAGTAGttggttttaaaacagcatgTTAGAGCTGAGTTTGTTAAGCTAGGTGTCCAGATCTCAATGGCTTACCGTGAGAGGAAGCAGAAGCGAGGCTGTACAGCCAGTGTGCCAGCTAGGCCAAGGAGACAGACCACCACTTCCCAGCCTTTTTCTCACCAACACCAGATCCCTTGCCAACAAGATGGATGATGCTACACGGAGCCACAAACAATAGACAGTTGCATTATGTTGGTCACAGAGACCTGGTTAAATACAGGCCCATCTATCTCCTAAGAGAGTTGGCTAAAGTTTTACTAACTGCCGTTTACATCACACAGGATGCTAATACTAGCTTGGCTGTCAGACTTCTATATAGCAGCTTTAGCGATCAGCAGATCAAGTATCCACTTCCACGCCTGGGCCTGTCTGAGCACCTGTCCCTGTTTTTAATTCCTGCTTATGTCCCCCTCAGTAAAACTActtttaacatcacaaaaacGGCTACAACATGGCCCATTAAGGTCTCATAACAGCTGAAGGCCTGCTCTGACAGAACCAACTGGAAGATTATTGAAGAGCCAGATCTGGAGATGTTCACACACAGTGTTTTGTGTTACATCAACACCAGCATCTACACTGTTACTGTGGAAAAACGCACCTGGGTCTACCCCAACAAAAAGCCCTGGATGACCAGTACGGTCCAGGAAAAAACGCATTCAGGTCAGGCAATAAGGGTCTCTACAGCCATAGCAAATCTAAAGAGAAGCATCAGAAAGGCCAAGTCGGAGTATAGGAGGTCGGACCGAGGACCACCTAGGCAGCAACAACAGCTGGCAGGTATGGCAGGTGATCCATCAGCTCACCAACTACAAGACCAACTTTAGTGCTGCTGATGGCGTCGCCTTGCTGGCAGAGGGGCTGAACCTCTTCTTTGCCCACTTTGAGATACTGTCACCACAGGCAGCTGCACTACACCCTACAGCTCACAGCAGCTTCACCCTCACTGTGAGGTAGCATGAGGTGAGGCGCATGCAGCAGGCTGCCAAGGAGAAGGGCTGCTGGACTCGACAGTATCCAAGGACTGGTGCTGAGGGACTGCAGTGACCAGTTGGCAGGAGTCCTCCCCAGGATTTTTAACCTTTCCCTGTCCCAGTCCACTGTCCCACCCTGTGTGAAATCCTCGATTATTGTGCAAtaagttgcttctcatttcttaaacaaccatgtcgaaagacacctcccgtggtcgtggaaaagtcagtctgtttcagaagggtcaaatcattggcatgcatcaagcagagaaaacgtctaaggagattgcagaaaccaccaaaattgggttaagaactgtctaacacattattaaaaactggaaggataatGGGGACCCATCGttttcgaggaagaaatgtggccggaaaaaaatcctgaacaaATGTGATCGACGAtcacttaaatgtttggtgaaatcaaatcgaagaaaaacaacagtagaactctggcctatgtttaatagtgaaagtaagagcatttcaaCACACACAATGCAAAGGGAACCCAAGGGATTGAGACTGAACAGCTGcatagccttaagaaaaccactaatcagtgaggctaactggaaaaaagggcttcaatttgctagggagtaTAAAggttggactctggagcaaagGAAGAAGGtaatatggtctgatgagtccagatttaccctgttccagagtgatgggcacaTCAGGGTAGGAAGAGAGGCaagtgaagtgatgcacccatcatgcctagtgcctactttacaagcctgtgggggcagtgctatgatctggggttgctgcagttggtcaggtctgggttcagcaactgTATGTGTTCAAaaaatgaggtcagctgactacctgaatatactgaatgaccaggttattatcaatggattttttcttacCTGATGGCGCGGGCAtgttccaagatgacaatgccaggattcatcgggctcgaattgtgaaagagtggttcagggagcatgagacatcattctcacacatggattggccaccagagtccagaccttaaccccattgagaatctttgggatgtgctggggAAGACTTTGTGCAGCGGCTCTACCGTCAttaatgcaagatcttggtgaaaaattaatgcaacactggttggaaataaatcttgtgacattgcagaagcttatcgaaacaatgccacagcaaaTGAGTGCCGTTGTAAAGCTAAAAgcggtccaacaaaatattagagtgtgtgaccttttttttttggtggagaCTTTTtctttggccaggcagtgtatgtcTTAAACTTTTTTATCCTAATTTAGTCTGTCTGAGCAAGGACTCCACTTTCTGTACCATTTGCTCTTTGAGTGCAATCGTTTATCACTTTTCTGACAGCTCAGCTCAGAAAACCAGGTTAATCTGCCAACCGTAAGAAAAAACTCAGTAGCATCCAACACATgatatgaaactgaaactacACGAAAGAAAGGCTAAAGATATTTTGGCACATCAAGTT comes from Girardinichthys multiradiatus isolate DD_20200921_A chromosome 20, DD_fGirMul_XY1, whole genome shotgun sequence and encodes:
- the rab44 gene encoding uncharacterized protein rab44 isoform X1; protein product: MTLKVSYDSSVFSVFTPGDLSEIQSSMQKNYPETDLDSLTQGIVNHPGDQDESKTSKVDLSYKSEEESSLDKFDLMESKDETLQNKEVISPEHSKNDVKQADEPDDPPTNIERSLQMDYTSETVAHDVPQYLETDLGDMIDQAEIISSIQSELVKCSDGSDTKQGLLPAEDQQNLCFRAEGNVEALDQISKDDHLYDSKKTWMADGVNTTSGQVDEGEGLIGDIKHSPANAQPQEASGNMDKQSNKGKLGFSCKSEGRQQDKDFKNEAKERSSGEETTQTSLDTKIMSQEELRLDMEHDVILPVSHDSSMLSIIPSGQSLEVQSSMPNIYPENDPQSLIPETDNNMELSDESWEVTSGCQSDTLRSKPGIHQTKHVKGPYPGDKVGQGEEHEALQTQAQEPQQMDYIVDSHVGEGGIFVEDTKKPTNPQLQDHSLSTNKQTNVDFSFSVSRKKLGSSRRNKGKQLGKESTEEALHNTRGDKTHETPSMSSLPSMTVEQEELIEDTKHDIILSVSHDSSMALIHPVISFDDQSSVLTNYPDKDMQSLIVKKCNLQEDLERNSDNLVQDGEKSADLSINKSDCFYRGDTGNAVSENAVDDVHEDIHSTQIQDSLQTNSNETFRGDAAENVEIFSGTLTDQAEVSELKVKTIEEITTKEEAYPLKGIISDSLGLKNEETVQHDVKPNTDQELHQDKEGLFCEMEENEFVFSSLQSEKKSFNFQPQESSESVDNPTKVYLHSSGNRKKFGSSRRNKSRSKTKDSADETCNQPIKRVDVNASINELYEKTTETAVQGQEKSMSNVLDEMEENESSQTEDVNTGTSDCTAVGIQPSPTVDQEVTDTSCCVPIKDRELPKPHSRDEYRELCMLDGNLQESILFPEPHAACPPTTEKSSCCEHTEPESGDGDAFKKPLEQETKPTQSRGMFQTTEKDIYDTAGNHETYFRNQIEKKAMDEVTEMSQPDENVQSKHLCAPSETEKNSNMYHAQAECSIEQGAVLSPDMFSTDAEENRHITLSRDAETHDLVYVVSKDQKEQVKTKQMQEIHQILLPKESPRQTLHLNKDATLDSQPLENYQGLKDDGHLGLKASGNKRKMGSSRRNKGRKHSQVTEQNPENKDDDLESTGYDKTTQMLAARTAGQEELENLILPENLATFRSTVTEKVLEENTVFTHDVLEDSAIATSNFNPNSNKENTLISNAETKEKNAKPIETEDSIQLTGYDTDKKGLMQSVQASVWKDGSNMQSILFHDSIISLKPESVHVIDQEEALQRQNRDALSCGKDLPGPEVHFQQTNKEIETIGFGTEDCSSGGESSMDVHNLKQEEVGEKCTFATQQKHSTNEFVSDSQEPAMHASYKGGNSTTINALDSQGEKPQVTSKQKKKKIGSSRRTPMNRKREGETHKKDETEESDFSTKADMMNLGEMEVVGEVPVNVELLQDEDVNPQPQTLIQQETPETETSDGLQSSNTSLVFSPEQSAKIDLIETPKPDDFSSTETQITSEVAERNSNVINQSIYSNTGTPGGSLELFCDLSRNIQGDEHSPENIEVRQVQDIQEQMPSIMTQGIQSQHPGIRKSSPDLTPTNRRRKMGSTRKNLGTRTKQEIMDPENESTDTVTSSGDVTVVSVSGNEDTELQLHTEHIYENSHQGKEKETMEISQFGESLLRALAEEMAEESSISEKQMVETEQQQSPSGLSFSPPSSESASGGRRKKFGSNRKSGLQQRKLDQNPQNKDEAGGTVEGGAHKEAEGENSSGLSKISEVYDNEDKASSSTNISEAAEFPKLVRENTQEKLLHGAIRLDQESGSHFSFGTTSDTDTSNCYNVVMIGESCVGKTSFMKRAQSGKFSLELPASVGLDSCKWTVVVDGKPMVLHLWDTAGQERFHSITRQVFHKAQAFLLMYDITSSQSFSAVSYWADSIQEAAVQDVTVLLLGNKSDQAKRQVKTEQGDILAKEYNFNFMECSAATGENVIEALETVARMLSHRADLLREEVTVLHREPAQRKTSKCC
- the rab44 gene encoding ras and EF-hand domain-containing protein homolog isoform X2; translated protein: MHASYKGGNSTTINALDSQGEKPQVTSKQKKKKIGSSRRTPMNRKREGETHKKDETEESDFSTKADMMNLGEMEVVGEVPVNVELLQDEDVNPQPQTLIQQETPETETSDGLQSSNTSLVFSPEQSAKIDLIETPKPDDFSSTETQITSEVAERNSNVINQSIYSNTGTPGGSLELFCDLSRNIQGDEHSPENIEVRQVQDIQEQMPSIMTQGIQSQHPGIRKSSPDLTPTNRRRKMGSTRKNLGTRTKQEIMDPENESTDTVTSSGDVTVVSVSGNEDTELQLHTEHIYENSHQGKEKETMEISQFGESLLRALAEEMAEESSISEKQMVETEQQQSPSGLSFSPPSSESASGGRRKKFGSNRKSGLQQRKLDQNPQNKDEAGGTVEGGAHKEAEGENSSGLSKISEVYDNEDKASSSTNISEAAEFPKLVRENTQEKLLHGAIRLDQESGSHFSFGTTSDTDTSNCYNVVMIGESCVGKTSFMKRAQSGKFSLELPASVGLDSCKWTVVVDGKPMVLHLWDTAGQERFHSITRQVFHKAQAFLLMYDITSSQSFSAVSYWADSIQEAAVQDVTVLLLGNKSDQAKRQVKTEQGDILAKEYNFNFMECSAATGENVIEALETVARMLSHRADLLREEVTVLHREPAQRKTSKCC